CACCTTTTCAAAGCGCCGCGCTAATCTCTTCAAGAAGGCTATTGAACTTTGTACAATGTGTGGTGCCGAAATTTCCATTGTAGGTTTTACCCCTGATAACAAAGTTTATTCATTTGGGCACCCTTGTGTAGATAGAGTCGTGGATAGGTTTCTCATGGGGAACCCTCCACAAGATATTAATATTTCTGACCAACTCGTTGAGGTTTACCGGAAAGAGAGAATTCTTCAGGGAAATAGAGAGGTAAGCGAGAAACAAGAGATGCTAGATAGGGAGATAAAACGTAGAGAAGCGCTACAAGCAATAAAGAGGGATACTGCTTCGGGCCAACGTTGGTGGGAAGCTCCAATTGAAGATCTCAACTCTCCTCAACTTAAACAAATGGAGAAGGCCTTGGAATTCATAAATGAGAGACTTAGAAGAGAGGCACAACGCCAACAATTGGTGCATGGTACTATATTCccattttcaaattttggaagTTCTTTGACTCCTACTGGAAGTTCTTCCAATGCAAGCCAGTCTTAATTTTCAAAACATGTCTCCAAGGACTCAACTTGGTGCTCATATGGCTcgtgaatttattttttcagtAATTTTGAATTAGTTCAATATTTACAAATGATATATATTCTTTTTCGTGTTTAAAATGATCTTATATAGACATATTTCAATAAGTTTATCCTCATCGGTAGCTATAGTTTAGTGTGAATAAACtatcattaattaaatttgcaatatctatgattttaattttttgtttttaacaTTTACAACTGAATGGAATGGACGATATTTATTTAGTATATGGTAATTACTTATTGATTGACATAGATTCCATAGCAAAGctctttgaaatttcaaaacAAAACAACAAGACTCAACTTTTATACAAATAGGATCTACTTGTTAATTAAATAGTTTGCAAGAAGTTCTACCATTATAACCATgcttttatgtatttgaaattaTCTTACATAAGCATAATTACATGTagattttgttattgttgttagcAATAGCTTGGTGTGGTAAACTATAATTTAGTTTAATGtatctctaattttattcttatttttccaGTATGTTAACaacgaaaataaaaaatatgtatgtcATTTTTCGAGTTTGCTCAATCATTAATTGATTTGGATGTTCATATATAAGTGTTGAATGCTAAATTTGTAAGAGACTAAATTTGAACACGATAAAGAAAAGTTATGTTAGTCTATTTGAAgtataaatcatctcattttaaaaaagaactaaaatttaatgaaatacaACACATACTATAGGTATGTATATAAAATTAGTAACACACTGACATTAAATTTTACAACTAAATTAGGATAACTcttcttattaaaaaatatgaaagaaagagtTGCACATTATGACACTTTCTAGTTCtttctttttcctattttgtAAGTTTAATAAAATCTAACTTTTACATGTTCTTTTTAACTTAGTGAACAACAACGTACATTTAGCGTCTTGATTAAAAATTTCATCATCGACAATTCACGAATTGATGAGAGTTATGCAAATCATCTAATATATATGCTGAATCACCAAATTCTATGATAATTTTGCATGCCAATCCGTATGataattttttctcatttatttttatctGGCTTTCTATTCCTATATAGTGTGTTGTGTCAATCTCTTGTATTTTACTTTCAGTTTTTGATGCTTTTGACTTATATCACATGTCTTGATGTATTTTGGTTGAATTTCAACGCATTGATATTAAAAGTGGGAAGGCCTTAAGCTTAAAGTTATTACTAAAACATCTTTCTAAATGGTTTAAATAtcctatatataaaaaaataaaatcatattgcTTCGCACTCTATCGTTAATAGCCacaaatattcaactcacactAAAACTTGTCTTGATCAAGACAACACAACACAGTAAAACTTGTCTTGTCCAAATTAGGTGTTGCTCTTCTTTTTTATCTTGTGAGACAACAAATTACAAATAGACCATACATCTTGAGGtagtaaattgttaattatttatGCTTTATATCCCATATCATTgtcattttttcttgtttttataattttttgttcCATTAATTTCAATTATGTACCCAAAACTGTCAACTAAAGCTTTCCTACCCAGGAGCGGGCTCATCTTTTGTAACAATTCGAGGTTGCCCGTTAGGATGAAAGAGCACAATGTTATGTTTTTTGGGCAGGACAGAGGTCGAGGTGTCTGACGTGGTTATCATAGATACTATTTTTGTCTATGATTAGATGGCTACGGTCTTGTTTGATTTAGGTTCTACTTACTCTTATGTGTCAATTCAATTTTCtttggattttgatttgatctGTGATATACTTGATGCCCTCATCGATGTTTCTACCCTTGTTAGAGAGTTTTCcatagtcacccatgtgtaCCGTacttattctattttttatggGATTTCAGGTTTGGGTAGATCTTGTTAttttggacatggttgattttgatgtgatcttaggtatgacttggttgtccccctattATGTTCTACTTAACTATAACGCTAAGACTGTGGCTCTAGAGATCCAAAAAAGGAAAGGTTAGAGTAAGAAGGTGTGTATAAGCCTAAGCCAACCAAGATCATATCCTTCATCCGAGCTAACAAACTAGtggggcagggttgtttggcctatttgACTTATATTCGAAATGTTGATGCAGGTTCCCCCTCCA
The genomic region above belongs to Solanum dulcamara chromosome 5, daSolDulc1.2, whole genome shotgun sequence and contains:
- the LOC129890452 gene encoding agamous-like MADS-box protein AGL62; this translates as MPRIGNGRKKIDIVKIQDDKRLQVTFSKRRANLFKKAIELCTMCGAEISIVGFTPDNKVYSFGHPCVDRVVDRFLMGNPPQDINISDQLVEVYRKERILQGNREVSEKQEMLDREIKRREALQAIKRDTASGQRWWEAPIEDLNSPQLKQMEKALEFINERLRREAQRQQLVHGTIFPFSNFGSSLTPTGSSSNASQS